The sequence below is a genomic window from Zhongshania aliphaticivorans.
CCGGTCTATTTACGGTGTCGACCGAGGATTACGAAGATTTTCGTGATGCCCTGAGCAAATTGACTTTAAACGACGCCTCTTTGTTTTATGAGCCCGAGAGCTCCGATGCATTGGGTTTCGGCTTCCGCTGCGGTTTCCTTGGCACCTTGCATATGGAAATCATTCAAGAGCGTCTTGAGCGGGAATATGATTTAGACCTAATTACCACTGCGCCGACCGTTATCTATGAAGTGCTAAAGAAAAATGGCCAGATCGTAATGGTCGATAACCCCTCATCTATGCCTGACCCTGGTGAGCTAGAAGAGACTCGGGAGCCCATTGCGCGTGTGAATATTCTTGTGCCTCAAGAGCATTTAGGTAACGTCATTAGTTTGTGTGCCTCGAAACGCGGCGTTCAAAAAGATATGCAGTTTTTAGGGCAGCAAGTGTCACTTAATTGGGAAATTCCGATGAGTGAGGTTGTACTCGACTTTTTTGACCGTTTAAAATCGGTGAGCCGTGGTTTTGCCTCATTAGATTATAGTTTTGAGCGATTCGAGGCTGCTAATCTTGTTAAATTGGATATATTGATTAACGGCGATCGCGTTGACGCGCTAGCCATGATTGTTCATCGGGATATCGCCCAAAGCCGAGGCCGCGCATTGGTTGAAAAGATGCAGGAATTGATTCCGCGGCAAATGTTCGATGTGGCGATTCAAGCGGCGATTGGCGGCCAAGTTATTGCTCGGCAAACGGTCAAGGCTTTGCGTAAAAACGTGACCGCAAAATGCTACGGTGGTGACGTGTCGCGTAAGCGCAAGCTGTTAGAAAAACAAAAAGCGGGCAAAAAGCGCATGAAGCAGGTGGGTAATGTTGAAATCCCCCAGTCAGCGTTTTTGGCTGTGCTCAATATTGATGGTTAAAGGAAACTAGCCGCATGGTAAATTTGATTCTAATCTCGGTTGCGGCGCTTTCTTTAGTCGTATGGTTAGTCCAAGAAGTGAAAGGCCGCCGCCAGATGCAGCAGGCCTTGCAGTGGTGTTCAGAAAAGCGCACCGCCAGCGATGCGGCTACTTTGCGTCAACAGGCGTTGCCCGGCTGGATCGAGTGGAGCTATCGGCTGGTCTTGCTGGGCTGGTTTGTGTGGATTGCCAGTGTGGTGCTGATTAAGGACGGGGACTTTGCCTTAGCCTTAGTGGTGTTAACGATAATCGCCGGCATCATTGGTGGGCTTGACCGCTTTGTCTTTGAAAAGGCTCGTCAAGCCTATGTCAGCGCCGGCAACGTCGCGGTCTATATCACCTATTTTATTAAAAAAGACCAAGATTCACTTAAAAATGAATTTGCTGGACCCTTGCCGATTGCTGAAAACGCACGGTCATTCTTTCCGGTACTTTTAGTGGTTTTGGTGTTGCGCTCTTTTGTGATTGAACCCTTTCAAATTCCGTCTGCATCGATGGTGCCGAGTTTGGAGGTGGGGGATTACATACTGGTAAATAAATTCAACTACGGTTTGCGTTTGCCGGTGTTGGGCACCAAAATTTTTGAGGTTGGGGAACCAAAACGTGGCGACGTAATGGTGTTTTTCCCGCCAAATGATAAGCGATACTTTATTAAGCGGGTAATTGGGTTACCCGGCGATGAAATTCGCTATATCAACAAACAGCTCTATATTAATGATGAGCTAGTGCAGCAAACTGTGCTGGCCGAAGTGCCGCCGCTGCAGCCAATTACTCAAGTTATTAAAGAGCAATTGGATAATGTTGACCATTTAGTGCACCACGATAAGCGAATTTATCGTGGTGACTTTGTCACCACCGTTAAACCTGGTCATTACTTTATGATGGGTGATAATCGTGACAATAGCAGCGATAGTCGAGTGTGGGGGCAGGTGCCGGAGCAAAACATTGTCGGTCAGGCCTTTGCTATATGGATGCATTGGCAGTCCTTCAATGATTTACCCAGTTTTAGTCGCGTAGGCCGCATACGCTAATATAGGAAATAGTCATGAAAGCAAAACAGCAAGGTATGAGTATGCTCTCCGCGCTGTGCGTGTTGGGCGTGGTCTTGTTTTTTGCCACTCTGGCCGTACGCTTGGCGCCAATCTACCTGGATTATTGGACGCTCAGCCGTATTATTACGGATATAACGGAAGAATCTCGCACCAGCGATGCGACGCCGGCCTCGGTTAGAAGAGAGCTGTCGAACCGGTTCATCACTAACCGGGTAGAGTCAGTAGACTTGAAAGACATTAAAATTAGCAGCGATAAAACAGGCATTATCATCGATGCTCGATATGAGAAAAGGGTACCCATTATGTTCAATGTTGACGCCGTGGTGCACTTTGACGACGCTCAGTTTCTTGTGCCTCGGACTTGAGTTTGGCTAGTTTAGACGAAGTTTGCCAGAAAATTGGCTATCATTTTAAGGATAGCGAGTTACTGACGATGGCAATGACCCATCGCAGCTTTAGCGCGGTGAATAATGAGCGAGTCGAATTTTTAGGTGACTCGCTACTTAATATGATTATTGCTGAAGCCTTGTATCTTCGTTTTCCGGATGTCGATGAGGGTGATTTAAGTCGAATTCGCTCGCTACTTGTCAGTGGCAAGACCTTGGCTACGGTCGCCGTAGAATTTGAATTAGGTCGTTTCTTACGCCTGGGCGCTGGTGAAAAGAACAGCGGCGGGCAGCGCCGAGCCTCAACACTAGCTGATGCGGTTGAGGCACTTATTGGTGCGATTTATTTAGAATCTGGCTTTGAAGTGTGTCGCGAAAGAGTGTTAGCGTGGTTTGCACCTCGATTAGCATCTCTGAATCCCGAGGTCAGCCATAAAGACCCGAAAACGCGCTTGCAGGAATTTTTACAAGGGCGTAAGCAACCTTTGCCAGATTACCAGCTGGTTGAAACCGCTGGTGCTGATCATCAGCAGACCTTTATTGTGTCCTGCTCAATTAGCCTATTAAAATCGTCTGTTTCCGCCTCTGGAAGTAGTCGTCGTAAAGCTGAACAAGCCGCCGCCGAAAAGGTGTTGTTGGCATTAAAGGAAATAGAATGAGTTCGAGTGGAGAAGATACACAGTTGGGACCACAGCGCTGCGGCTTTGTGGCCATTATTGGTCGTCCCAATGTCGGTAAATCGACTTTGCTTAACCATATTCTCGGGCAGAAGCTCAGTATTACCTCGCGCAAACCCCAGACTACACGTCATCAGGTTTTGGGCATTAAGACTGAAGGTGAGGTCCAAGCGATTTATGTCGATACTCCAGGGATGCACTTAAAAGAAGAGAAGGCCCTAAATCGCTACATGAATAAAACCGCGAGTGCGGCGATTAAAGATGTTGATTTGATCCTATTCTTGGTCGATCGAGATCGCTGGACCGACGACGACGAGATGGTGTTAAGAATTCTCGAAAATGCGCGCAGCCCCGTCGTTCTGGTTATTAATAAGGTAGATCGACTGGACGACAAAGGCCAGCTGCTGCCATTAATTAGCGAATTACAGAGCAAATACAAATTTGCGGATGTCGTGCCTGTGTCTGCATTGCAGGGCCATAATCGCGAAGAGTTGGAAAAGGTGATCGCGCGCTTCTTGCCTGAAAACGACCATATGTATCCTGAGGATCAAATAACCAACCGCAGCGAGCGCTTTTTGGCGGCAGAGTTGGTGCGGGAAAAGATTATGCGTCAGTTGGGGGAGGAAATTCCCTACTCAATGACCGTAGAAATTGAAGAGTTTAGCGAGTCTCCGCGTTTACTCGAGATCAGCGCATTGATTCTGGTGGAGCGCGACGGTCAGAAAAAGATCATTATCGGTGAGGGTGGTAGTCGCCTTCGTCAAATCGGTACTGAGGCCCGTAAAGACATGGAGCGCGCTTTTGACAATAAAGTCATGCTGCGCCTGTGGGTTAAAGTGAAGTCTGGCTGGTCAGACGACGAGCGTGCTTTACGTAGCCTAGGCTATACCGATATTAATTTGAAGTAAGCTATGAATCGCGTTGATGGCGAAGCGTGTTTTGTTCTGCATATTCGACCATACCGCGATACTAGCGCCCTTGTTAATTTCTTTAGCCCTAATTACGGCCGTTTCACCTGCGTTGCTAAGGGTTTGCGTGGCGGTGGTAAGTCGAGGCAGTCCTGGCGAGCGAATCTGCAGGCTTTTAACTTGGTGTCAGTCAGTTGGCAGGGGCGAAGTGAGTTAAAATCCCTTCTCGACGTACAGCATCAGGCAAGCTACTGCTTACAGGGCAGAGCCTTGTTTTGTGGTTTGTATGTTAATGAGCTGCTTGAGCGCCTCCTGCATCAACATGACCCTCAAGCCGACATTTTTGTATTGTATACCCAATGTTTGACGCGGCTTATTGGCGGTGTTGAGCTCGAAGAAAGTCTTCGGCGTTTTGAGTTTGGCTTATTGGAAAAGCTGGGCTACGGATTAAATTTTACCCACTGCAATCGTTCTGGCCAGGCATTTAGTCCTGATAGATTTTATATTTTTCACCCCGACGAAGGTTTAATCTTGGCCGACGAAGAGGTAACGACGTCGCGATTTTCCGGCGAGGTCCTGTTACAGCTGGCTAGCGGGGATTTTAGTGGTGACGCGCAGCTGGCTGCAAAACGGCTCAGTAGATTAGCGCTGCATGGTTTGCTTGGAAGTAAACCGCTGCGCAGTCGCGCGCTATTTACGGCCGCGGTAAAAGTGGAGTAAGTGCGTTTTAGCTTTCGAATACGGCACTGAGTTCGTGTTGATCTTGCCATTGTAATAATTCGTCGATAGCGGCGATGACATTAACAACCGCGTTATTAATTTCTTCGTTATTCTCAAGCGCCTTTTCAAGCTCGATAACACGGCGGTGTAAAATGGGTGTGCCAGTGTAGCAGCAGGCGCCTTTGAGGCTGTGGTTTACTTCTGTGAGACTGCTAAGGTCATTGTGCTGCTGGGCAGCTATAAGCTCATTTTTACTGTTGAGTAAACATTCCAAAAGCATGCCAAGCATTTCTGCCGCAAGAGCTGGCCGCCCCTTACTCAATTTTAAGCATTGCGAGATATCTACCGGTCGCGGTACTTCAACTTGGTTTGCTTCCACTAAATAGTTATGAAGAAGTTCATCGAGTTGATGCTCGGTAACCGGCTTGCTGAGGTAATCGTTAATACCTGCTTCCCGCAGTTGCAATGGATTTTCCGGCGACAGATAGGCTGAGAGCGCGATGATGGGCGTTTCTCGGTTTAGGCCATTGGCGCGAATGCGGCGGCTAGTTTCTATGCCGTCCATTTTGGGCATTTGAATGTCCATAAAAATAAGATCAAAGCGCTGCTTTGTGCACTGCTCGACAGCCTCGCTGCCGTCTTTGGCGCTGGTCGTGGTGACACCTAAATCGCTTAAGAATCGATCTAAAATATGTAGGTTTGAGGGATTGTCATCTACCGCTAAAATACTGATATTAGAATAGGAGGACGCTTTACTGCGCGGGGCAGCCTTTACTCCCCGGTTGAGTGCGTCAAATAATTTAATATGCGAGATGGGCTTGCTCAGATAGTAATGCTGGTCACTCTCGTCAGGGTCATGCGTGAAGGGGCTGAGGATAATGGCCGAGCTATTTAGGCGCGTTATAAAATTCCCTGCGCGTTCATCATGGTTGTTAACACAAATAACGAGGTAATCGGCGTCGGCCTGCACATGATCAATATTATTGTAATGACGAACGACCAAACCCCAGCTATTGAAAAGCATCTTGAGCGAGTTTGCATGCAATGGACTCGGGTCATATAGCTCAAGAGATTTATTCTTAAGTGTGGTGAAATCGCGTAATTTAATAGCATTGTGGGCAATCGGGAAGTTGATTGTAAACCAGAATGTAGTACCTTGCCCCAGCTCGCTTTCGATACCGATTTCACCGCCCATTTGTTCAATTAAGCCTTTGACAATGACCAGTCCTAGTCCAGTGCCACCGTATTGACGGGTTATTGACGCGTCGGCTTGAGCAAAATCTTTAAATATTTTCTTTTGCTGTTCTTTGGATAGGCCAATTCCGGTATCGCTGACTTGGATAGTAACTGCGGCATGTTGCTCGTTGTGGTCACTGCTCAGAACGTTTATTAGAATATGGCCAGCCTGTGTGAATTTAATGGCATTATTAATTAGGTTAGTCAGGATTTGCTTTAAACGTAGGGCGTCAGCTAATACGGTTTTGGGGCATCCTTGCTGGATCGTTAGAATCAATTCTAGCGATTTATCCGTGGCGCCAGGGGCGAGAATTTGTAAGGTATCTTCAATAAGCTCGCGGAGATTGACTGGCGCGCTATCGAGCACCAATTTGCCCGCTTCGAGCTTTGAAAAGTCCAAAATGTCATTAATAATGGTTAACAGACTATTGGCCGAACTATTGATGGTTTCAATTGCTTCACGCTGACGAATTTCCAGCTCTGATTTCAGCAAAATATTGCTAAACCCAATGATGCCATTGAGTGGCGTGCGAATTTCGTGGCTGGTATTGGCTAAAAACTCCGATTTAATCCGGCTAGCATTGACCGCTTCACGTCTTGCTAGGTCCAGTTCGATATTTTGAACTTCAACGGTTTCTAGGGTCTCTCGTAAATCGGTATTGCTTTGTTCAATATTTCGCTGCAGTTCCTGTAGCTCGTTTTGCTGGGCATTATTGAGCAGGTTTAGCTCTTCGGCAATTTCACTGAATTCATCATTGCCCGGAATGTGTGCGTGGAAATTTTTGGGGCCGGTGGCCATCCGTCTCACGGTCTGGCGCAGAGTGTTTAAGTCTCTGGTTAACAGTTGATTGATATAGCTACACAGCAGGATGCAAATAATAATGGAGCAGATTAAAAATACTGTGCCAATAAGTAGGGTTTGGTATTGCTGAATTTCAAGTTGCTGCCAGTTAAATTGCATCCCCACCCAGCCTAAGGGTGCCACGTCATGGTCGGCGGGGCTAAATATGGGTTGCAGAATAAAAAGGCCGTCTTTTTCAAAATACAGTTGCGCAGTGGCGCTGCCTTGCACTATTTGTTCGTCAGGCAAGTTTGATCTAGGGCCAGCTTGGGCGACACGCTGTAATTTAGCGTTGTAAATTCCCACGGCTCTAACGGCTTGCTCCTCAAGCGCGGCCGTGGCAATTTGTTGTAAAGACTCGCCATGATCTGATGCCAGCATATGTTCGGCAATAATCGCGAGGTGCTCAATCGAGGTCTTTGCGCGCGCGGTCATCATGTTGCGCAACTCTTGAATTTGGCTGTACATAAGATAGGTACTGAGACCAAGAGATAGTGTCAGTACGGGCAGTAAGCCCATAATCAAGATTAGTTTTCGGATTCCTAAGCGCCTAGGCATTGCTTGGTGGAGCCTTCTGGGGTTGGAGTGGTATTATCATGACCGAAAAATACGACCGCTGCTATTATTGTGCAGAGAAACCAACGCTGCAATGACGTAATCGGCAATGTGTACTTTAGCTGGCTTGCTAACGCAGACGTCAGCGGTGTTTAGAGGTTTGAATTCCCATATGAAAGCGTTTCCAACGATTGATCAGTATATAGGTAACACGCCCTTAGTACGGTTACAGCGTTTGCCGGGCAATACGAGCAATACGATTTTGGTCAAGCTCGAAGGTAATAACCCGGCTGGTTCAGTTAAAGATCGTCCCGCGCTGAGTATGATTGAACATGCCGAACAGCGCGGAGATATTGTACCCGGTGATACGCTAATCGAGGCCACCAGCGGCAATACTGGCATCGCGCTGGCCATGGCAGCGGCAATAAAGGGCTATAAGATGATTCTTATCATGCCCAGCCATATGAGCGTAGAGCGTAAACTGGCAATGGCGGCCTACGGCGCCAAGCTCGTTGAGGTATCCCAAACCTCGGGGATGGAAGGGGCCAGGGATTTGGCGCTGGAGATGCAAGCGGCAGGTAAGGGCAAGGTCTTGGACCAGTTCTCTAATATTGATAACCCCAAAGCTCATTACGACAGTACTGGCCCGGAAATCTGGCAGCAAACAGACGGCCGCATTACCCACTTTGTAAGCTCCATGGGCACCACGGGCACCATAATGGGTGTATCTCGCTATTTAAAGGAGAAAAATCCCAGTATTGAAGTCATAGGTTTACAGCCAGATGGCAGTTCAAGTATTCCGGGTATTCGGCGTTGGCCCGAGGCATATTTGCCTAGTATCTATGACTCTGCGCGAGTTGATCGGGTTATTGATATGGACCAAGTGACGGCGGAGAACACAATGCGCGCGCTCGCGGCGCAAGAGGGTATTTTTTGCGGTGTGTCCTCGGGAGGCGCAGTGGCTGGCGCCTTGAGAATCAGTGAAAATCTTGAAAATGCGATTATCGTAGCAATTGTATGTGACCGAGGTGATCGGTACTTGTCAACGGGTGTGTTCGATGCCGCCTTGGCCAACTAGAGACACGGCAGTGTTCGAACTGCGTAGGGTGGGAATCCATGGTTAAAGTAAGGGAAGATTTTCCACTCCTCGACGATGGCCGAGTGGATGTAGTGAGCTGGATTGCTCGGCTGCCGATGGATAGCCAGGTTGTTGATAGCGCTGAATTACAGCGGGCACTTGCGGTTGCAGAGGCGTGTGCGGCATTGCCGGCGCCTGAGCAGGCGCCAAAGGCCGAAGGGCTAAGTAGCTTTTTTACAGCGCTAGAAATGGTCGAAATTCTCGCTGATTTACACTTGGATCAAGATAGTTTGATTGCGGCAACCCTATTTAGGGCTGTGCGTGAAAGCCGCCTAAGTATGTCGGCGTTGGAGCGAGATTTTGGTCGCTCCGTCGCAAAATTGGTAGATGGTGTCTTGGGCATGGCGGCGATTTCGCGGGTCAACGCTGAATTAGACGCCCCGGTGCTTGGTCAGTCCGAGGCGCAAAGTGAAACCATCCGCAAAATGCTGGTAGCACTGGTTGACGATGTCCGCGTAGCGCTTATTAAGCTTGCCGAGCGCACCTCGGCAATAAGAGCTGTAAAAAACAAACCAGAAAAGCGCTACCGAGTTGCTAGAGAAGTGGCGGATATCTATGCGCCGCTAGCACATCGTCTTGGAATTGGGCACATTAAATGGGAGCTGGAAGACCTTTCGTTTCGCTATCTGCAGCCCTTGGCCTATAAAAAAATTGCCAAACTTCTGGATGAGAAACGCTTAGACCGTCAGCATTATATTGAACATGCCATAACGATGTTGGAAGAGGCATTAGCTGCAGACAATATCCAGGCCGATATTGCTGGGCGAGCGAAACATATTTACAGTATTTGGCGAAAAATGCAGCGCAAGGGAATCGGTTTTTCCCAAGTATACGATATACGTGCTGTTCGCGTATTAGTCCCGGATACAAAGTCATGCTATGCCGCATTAGGCTTAGTGCACGGCCTTTGGCGTAATATTCCCAATGAGTTTGACGACTATATTGCCAACCCCAAGGAAAATGGCTATCGCTCCTTGCACACGGCGGTTATTGGACCCGATGGCAAAGTGCTGGAAATACA
It includes:
- the cysM gene encoding cysteine synthase CysM, with the translated sequence MKAFPTIDQYIGNTPLVRLQRLPGNTSNTILVKLEGNNPAGSVKDRPALSMIEHAEQRGDIVPGDTLIEATSGNTGIALAMAAAIKGYKMILIMPSHMSVERKLAMAAYGAKLVEVSQTSGMEGARDLALEMQAAGKGKVLDQFSNIDNPKAHYDSTGPEIWQQTDGRITHFVSSMGTTGTIMGVSRYLKEKNPSIEVIGLQPDGSSSIPGIRRWPEAYLPSIYDSARVDRVIDMDQVTAENTMRALAAQEGIFCGVSSGGAVAGALRISENLENAIIVAIVCDRGDRYLSTGVFDAALAN
- the lepB gene encoding signal peptidase I; protein product: MVNLILISVAALSLVVWLVQEVKGRRQMQQALQWCSEKRTASDAATLRQQALPGWIEWSYRLVLLGWFVWIASVVLIKDGDFALALVVLTIIAGIIGGLDRFVFEKARQAYVSAGNVAVYITYFIKKDQDSLKNEFAGPLPIAENARSFFPVLLVVLVLRSFVIEPFQIPSASMVPSLEVGDYILVNKFNYGLRLPVLGTKIFEVGEPKRGDVMVFFPPNDKRYFIKRVIGLPGDEIRYINKQLYINDELVQQTVLAEVPPLQPITQVIKEQLDNVDHLVHHDKRIYRGDFVTTVKPGHYFMMGDNRDNSSDSRVWGQVPEQNIVGQAFAIWMHWQSFNDLPSFSRVGRIR
- the lepA gene encoding translation elongation factor 4, whose amino-acid sequence is MSSLDLIRNFSIIAHIDHGKSTLADRFIQTCGGLTEREMSAQVLDSMDIERERGITIKAQSVTLNYLADDGKTYQLNFIDTPGHVDFSYEVSRSLAACEGALLVVDAAQGVEAQSVANCYTAIEQGLEVLPILNKMDLPQADPDKVKHEIEEIIGVDASEAVPVSAKSGMGIHEALEHLVAKIPPPVGDTEAPLQALIIDSWFDNYQGVVSLVRVKNGTLKRGDKIISKTLGKPQIVDVVGIFTPKQTSTGILKAGEVGFIIAGIKDILGAPVGDTFTHASTPNVPALPGFKKVKPQVYAGLFTVSTEDYEDFRDALSKLTLNDASLFYEPESSDALGFGFRCGFLGTLHMEIIQERLEREYDLDLITTAPTVIYEVLKKNGQIVMVDNPSSMPDPGELEETREPIARVNILVPQEHLGNVISLCASKRGVQKDMQFLGQQVSLNWEIPMSEVVLDFFDRLKSVSRGFASLDYSFERFEAANLVKLDILINGDRVDALAMIVHRDIAQSRGRALVEKMQELIPRQMFDVAIQAAIGGQVIARQTVKALRKNVTAKCYGGDVSRKRKLLEKQKAGKKRMKQVGNVEIPQSAFLAVLNIDG
- the era gene encoding GTPase Era, which encodes MSSSGEDTQLGPQRCGFVAIIGRPNVGKSTLLNHILGQKLSITSRKPQTTRHQVLGIKTEGEVQAIYVDTPGMHLKEEKALNRYMNKTASAAIKDVDLILFLVDRDRWTDDDEMVLRILENARSPVVLVINKVDRLDDKGQLLPLISELQSKYKFADVVPVSALQGHNREELEKVIARFLPENDHMYPEDQITNRSERFLAAELVREKIMRQLGEEIPYSMTVEIEEFSESPRLLEISALILVERDGQKKIIIGEGGSRLRQIGTEARKDMERAFDNKVMLRLWVKVKSGWSDDERALRSLGYTDINLK
- a CDS encoding DUF4845 domain-containing protein, which produces MKAKQQGMSMLSALCVLGVVLFFATLAVRLAPIYLDYWTLSRIITDITEESRTSDATPASVRRELSNRFITNRVESVDLKDIKISSDKTGIIIDARYEKRVPIMFNVDAVVHFDDAQFLVPRT
- a CDS encoding ATP-binding protein, whose product is MMTARAKTSIEHLAIIAEHMLASDHGESLQQIATAALEEQAVRAVGIYNAKLQRVAQAGPRSNLPDEQIVQGSATAQLYFEKDGLFILQPIFSPADHDVAPLGWVGMQFNWQQLEIQQYQTLLIGTVFLICSIIICILLCSYINQLLTRDLNTLRQTVRRMATGPKNFHAHIPGNDEFSEIAEELNLLNNAQQNELQELQRNIEQSNTDLRETLETVEVQNIELDLARREAVNASRIKSEFLANTSHEIRTPLNGIIGFSNILLKSELEIRQREAIETINSSANSLLTIINDILDFSKLEAGKLVLDSAPVNLRELIEDTLQILAPGATDKSLELILTIQQGCPKTVLADALRLKQILTNLINNAIKFTQAGHILINVLSSDHNEQHAAVTIQVSDTGIGLSKEQQKKIFKDFAQADASITRQYGGTGLGLVIVKGLIEQMGGEIGIESELGQGTTFWFTINFPIAHNAIKLRDFTTLKNKSLELYDPSPLHANSLKMLFNSWGLVVRHYNNIDHVQADADYLVICVNNHDERAGNFITRLNSSAIILSPFTHDPDESDQHYYLSKPISHIKLFDALNRGVKAAPRSKASSYSNISILAVDDNPSNLHILDRFLSDLGVTTTSAKDGSEAVEQCTKQRFDLIFMDIQMPKMDGIETSRRIRANGLNRETPIIALSAYLSPENPLQLREAGINDYLSKPVTEHQLDELLHNYLVEANQVEVPRPVDISQCLKLSKGRPALAAEMLGMLLECLLNSKNELIAAQQHNDLSSLTEVNHSLKGACCYTGTPILHRRVIELEKALENNEEINNAVVNVIAAIDELLQWQDQHELSAVFES
- the rnc gene encoding ribonuclease III — translated: MASLDEVCQKIGYHFKDSELLTMAMTHRSFSAVNNERVEFLGDSLLNMIIAEALYLRFPDVDEGDLSRIRSLLVSGKTLATVAVEFELGRFLRLGAGEKNSGGQRRASTLADAVEALIGAIYLESGFEVCRERVLAWFAPRLASLNPEVSHKDPKTRLQEFLQGRKQPLPDYQLVETAGADHQQTFIVSCSISLLKSSVSASGSSRRKAEQAAAEKVLLALKEIE
- the recO gene encoding DNA repair protein RecO — its product is MNRVDGEACFVLHIRPYRDTSALVNFFSPNYGRFTCVAKGLRGGGKSRQSWRANLQAFNLVSVSWQGRSELKSLLDVQHQASYCLQGRALFCGLYVNELLERLLHQHDPQADIFVLYTQCLTRLIGGVELEESLRRFEFGLLEKLGYGLNFTHCNRSGQAFSPDRFYIFHPDEGLILADEEVTTSRFSGEVLLQLASGDFSGDAQLAAKRLSRLALHGLLGSKPLRSRALFTAAVKVE